In Suttonella indologenes, one genomic interval encodes:
- a CDS encoding IS256 family transposase — translation MNSLQLSPKQLQEICHDFTNKPNGINTLLSIMLNSLMKAERKDFLVSNHRHGNKANGYRSLRGLGIGEQIELAIPRDRLGQFKPLLLEVMREQQDMLNELCFELYANGLTTRQIEGITENIYGKKLSKSAVSRITESLYEDMKAFRERPLEPHYPIIYLDATYVKTKRETVSSEAYYVVLGVKLDKTREVLGIYNAPTESASTWDSICQDLKERGIQRIELAIIDDLKGLDQRIEKHFAWRIQKCVLHLKRRLLSQSKTSHRAELAQDLKDVFCVGKHDSLSASTERAKACYQKWKKYYPQALAILADKDKLSYYLTYLHYENEVQNMIYTTNQIEQLNKSFKRTLKIRNSMPNVDSVLTLMSKTAIDMGETTYRYPLSRFADSLLFS, via the coding sequence ATGAACAGTTTACAACTAAGCCCAAAGCAGCTACAAGAAATTTGTCATGATTTTACCAACAAGCCCAATGGCATCAATACGCTACTATCTATTATGTTGAACAGCTTGATGAAAGCCGAGCGCAAGGACTTTTTAGTCTCAAATCATCGCCATGGTAATAAAGCTAATGGCTACCGAAGTCTACGCGGACTGGGTATTGGTGAGCAGATTGAGTTAGCGATTCCTAGAGATCGTTTAGGACAATTTAAGCCTCTTCTGCTAGAAGTCATGCGTGAGCAGCAGGATATGCTGAATGAGCTGTGTTTTGAGTTATATGCCAACGGCTTAACTACCCGTCAGATCGAAGGCATTACTGAAAACATCTATGGTAAAAAGCTTTCCAAAAGCGCGGTATCACGCATCACCGAAAGCCTGTATGAGGACATGAAAGCCTTTCGAGAACGACCGCTAGAGCCCCATTATCCCATCATCTATTTGGATGCCACCTACGTCAAAACCAAACGTGAGACCGTCTCTAGCGAAGCGTACTATGTTGTGCTCGGCGTGAAGCTGGACAAAACCCGCGAGGTGCTCGGTATCTACAACGCCCCCACAGAATCTGCCAGCACTTGGGACAGCATCTGCCAAGACCTGAAAGAAAGAGGGATACAGCGCATTGAGTTAGCTATCATCGATGACTTGAAAGGGCTGGATCAGAGGATTGAAAAACACTTTGCCTGGCGCATACAAAAGTGCGTACTGCACCTGAAAAGACGCCTACTCAGTCAAAGCAAAACCAGCCATAGAGCGGAGCTGGCACAAGATTTAAAAGACGTCTTCTGTGTGGGCAAACATGACAGTTTATCGGCATCTACTGAACGTGCTAAAGCCTGTTATCAGAAATGGAAGAAATACTACCCGCAAGCTCTTGCCATATTGGCTGATAAGGACAAGCTAAGCTACTATTTAACCTATCTGCATTATGAAAACGAGGTACAAAATATGATTTACACCACCAATCAAATTGAGCAGTTGAACAAATCCTTTAAACGCACTTTAAAGATACGCAACAGCATGCCCAATGTAGATTCTGTATTAACGCTGATGAGTAAAACTGCTATTGATATGGGTGAAACAACTTACCGTTACCCATTGAGCCGTTTTGCAGATTCATTACTTTTTAGCTAA
- the cas3 gene encoding CRISPR-associated helicase Cas3', whose protein sequence is MPVMNFYAHSLEKQSENLWQTLDSHLHQVGEMASQFAYHFNAQDIAYYTGLLHDLGKYSLPYQERLHGGRKVNHSTAGAKIALEKWNNPIGKMMAFCIAGHHAGLANGAKQGNGRGTLIDRLSEQFGNQIPKLENTWQQEIHLPDSIKSPNQFKPSKKHPYFSYSFFTRMIYSCLVDADFLDTEKFYVIHQNKPIQRGNYPALSELHTQFNQYIQTFRQPEKFSELYQLRTQILDHAILQSTQEKGLFSLTVPTGGGKTFTSMAFALEHAKVHELRRVIYVIPFTSIIEQNAREFKKAFGELGEQAVLEHHSNFDDSQLEDKGDSQDKLRRASENWDMPIVVTTAVQFFESLFADRSSRCRKLHNISGSVIILDEAQLLPLNLLRPIMMAIEELAQNYRCSVVLCTATQPAIQAKQGFYNGFENIRELAPNPDELFDKLRRTTVRHIGVQSDEQLLQRLAENEQLLIIVNNRRHARSLYDDAKDLDGVFHLTTLMCAKHRTLMLEKICERLKQGSPCRVIATSLIEAGVDVDFPAVMRAETGLDSVVQAAGRCNREGKRQSENSVVSVFATEEKWTMPPELKGLSAVMRSVVRSHGDDLLSPEALDWYFTQVYEMKGDELDKKGILSEIHACQTDFPFQNIAEKFRMIESHLYPVIIPFNQEAEELIDNLRYAEYIGGISRRLQPYTVQIPENALAELFKAGRIEAINEPKFGKQFYALIGTDLYDPVAGLSWENATFLRAEGLVF, encoded by the coding sequence ATGCCTGTTATGAATTTTTATGCACACTCTCTTGAAAAACAGTCTGAAAATCTTTGGCAAACTTTAGACAGTCATCTTCATCAAGTTGGTGAAATGGCCTCCCAATTTGCTTATCATTTTAACGCCCAAGACATTGCTTACTACACCGGTTTATTACACGATTTGGGCAAATACAGTTTGCCTTATCAAGAGCGTTTGCATGGTGGTAGAAAGGTCAATCATTCTACCGCAGGTGCCAAAATTGCCCTAGAAAAATGGAACAATCCCATCGGAAAAATGATGGCGTTTTGCATTGCAGGGCATCATGCGGGTTTGGCAAATGGGGCAAAACAGGGCAATGGTCGTGGCACTTTAATCGATAGATTATCCGAACAATTTGGTAATCAAATTCCCAAACTGGAAAATACTTGGCAACAAGAAATCCATTTGCCCGACAGCATTAAATCGCCCAATCAATTTAAACCTTCAAAAAAACACCCGTATTTCTCATATTCATTTTTTACCCGCATGATTTATTCATGTTTGGTGGACGCTGATTTTTTGGATACCGAAAAATTTTATGTCATACATCAAAATAAACCCATTCAACGGGGTAATTATCCTGCGTTAAGCGAACTTCATACCCAATTTAATCAATATATTCAAACATTCAGGCAGCCTGAAAAATTTTCCGAACTCTATCAATTACGCACGCAAATTTTAGACCACGCCATTTTACAATCCACACAAGAAAAAGGCTTGTTTTCTTTAACCGTGCCGACTGGCGGCGGTAAAACATTCACATCTATGGCGTTTGCATTGGAACACGCCAAAGTGCATGAATTACGGCGGGTCATTTATGTAATTCCGTTTACCAGCATCATTGAACAAAATGCCCGTGAATTTAAAAAAGCCTTTGGCGAATTGGGCGAACAGGCGGTGCTTGAACATCACAGCAATTTTGATGACAGCCAGCTTGAAGACAAAGGCGACAGCCAAGATAAATTACGCCGAGCTTCTGAAAATTGGGATATGCCGATTGTGGTAACGACGGCGGTGCAGTTTTTTGAAAGCCTGTTTGCTGATCGTTCATCACGCTGTCGTAAATTGCACAACATTTCAGGCAGTGTGATTATTTTGGACGAAGCACAGTTGTTACCGCTTAATTTGTTGCGTCCGATTATGATGGCGATTGAAGAATTGGCACAAAATTACCGTTGCAGCGTGGTTTTGTGTACCGCCACTCAGCCTGCCATTCAAGCCAAACAAGGCTTTTATAACGGCTTTGAAAATATCCGAGAACTTGCCCCCAATCCTGATGAATTGTTTGACAAATTACGCCGTACGACCGTGCGTCATATTGGCGTGCAGAGCGATGAGCAATTATTGCAAAGACTGGCTGAAAACGAACAACTGCTCATCATTGTCAATAACCGCCGTCATGCCCGCTCTTTGTATGACGATGCCAAAGATTTGGACGGTGTGTTTCATCTGACCACGCTCATGTGTGCCAAACATCGCACGCTGATGTTGGAGAAAATTTGTGAACGGCTTAAACAAGGCAGTCCGTGTCGTGTGATTGCCACTTCGCTCATAGAAGCAGGGGTGGACGTGGACTTTCCTGCGGTCATGCGTGCCGAGACGGGGCTAGACAGCGTGGTTCAGGCTGCTGGGCGTTGTAATCGTGAGGGTAAAAGACAGTCTGAAAATAGCGTGGTATCGGTATTTGCCACAGAGGAAAAATGGACAATGCCACCTGAACTCAAAGGATTGTCTGCGGTGATGCGTTCGGTGGTACGCAGTCATGGCGATGATTTGTTGTCGCCAGAGGCATTGGACTGGTATTTTACGCAGGTGTATGAAATGAAAGGCGATGAATTGGATAAAAAAGGGATTTTAAGTGAAATTCACGCTTGTCAAACCGATTTTCCATTTCAAAATATTGCCGAAAAATTTCGCATGATTGAAAGTCATTTGTACCCCGTCATCATACCGTTTAATCAAGAAGCCGAAGAACTGATAGACAATTTGCGTTATGCCGAATACATCGGCGGAATTTCGCGTAGACTTCAGCCCTACACCGTGCAAATTCCAGAAAATGCTTTGGCGGAATTGTTTAAAGCAGGACGGATTGAAGCGATTAACGAGCCTAAATTTGGCAAGCAATTTTATGCCTTGATTGGCACGGATTTGTATGACCCTGTGGCAGGGCTCTCTTGGGAGAATGCGACGTTTTTGAGGGCGGAGGGGTTGGTATTTTAA
- the typA gene encoding translational GTPase TypA, which produces MSNNQDVSKIRNIAIVAHVDHGKTTLVDQLIRQSDTLAERAEVHERMMDSMDLERERGITIMAKNTAIRWKDHQINIVDTPGHADFGGEVERVLSMVDCVLLLVDAMDGPMPQTRFVTQKAFDMGLNPIVVINKIDRPGARADWVLDETFDLFDRLGATDEQLDFPIVYASGLNGYAGDNADIREGDMTYLFEAIVNHVKAPQVDREAPFRLQVSSLDYSSYTGVIGVGKIERGRVRKNTPVKIIGREGEVRSGRILQIFKFLGLEKVEVEEAAAGDIISFTGIDPLYISDTLCDPNHVEALPSLDVDEPTMSMTFQVNTSPFAGREGKFVTSRQIQERLDRELIHNVALRVEQMDDPDKFKVSGRGELHLSVLIETMRREGYELGVSRPEVIFKEIDGQKQEPYEFVVLDVDEPHQGAVMERMGQRKGELQNMIPDGKGRVRLEYIIPTRGLIGFQTEFMTMTSGSGLKFQTFDHYGPIKEGLGKTRHNGVLIAMAAGKALAYALFNLQDRGRLFIGHGDEVYEGMVIGIHSRDNDLVVNPLKAKQLTNIRAAGSDENLILTPPIRNTLEQALEFIDEDELVEVTPQSIRIRKKLLTENERKRAGKK; this is translated from the coding sequence GTGAGCAATAACCAAGACGTTTCTAAGATTCGTAATATCGCCATTGTCGCGCACGTCGACCATGGCAAAACCACTTTAGTCGATCAATTAATCCGCCAATCCGATACGCTTGCCGAGCGCGCGGAAGTGCATGAACGTATGATGGATTCGATGGATTTGGAGCGCGAGCGCGGCATTACCATTATGGCGAAGAATACCGCGATTCGCTGGAAAGACCATCAAATCAATATCGTGGATACGCCGGGACATGCGGATTTCGGCGGCGAAGTAGAGCGCGTTTTATCAATGGTGGATTGCGTTTTGCTTTTGGTCGATGCGATGGACGGTCCGATGCCGCAAACGCGTTTTGTAACGCAAAAAGCCTTTGATATGGGTTTAAATCCCATTGTTGTGATTAATAAAATCGACCGCCCCGGCGCACGTGCCGATTGGGTATTAGATGAAACTTTCGATTTGTTTGACCGCTTGGGCGCGACTGATGAGCAATTGGATTTCCCGATTGTCTATGCTTCGGGTTTGAACGGCTATGCCGGCGATAATGCCGATATCCGCGAAGGCGATATGACTTATCTTTTTGAAGCGATTGTCAATCATGTTAAAGCGCCGCAGGTTGACCGCGAAGCGCCTTTCCGTTTGCAGGTCTCTTCATTGGATTATTCCAGTTATACGGGCGTTATCGGCGTCGGCAAAATCGAGCGCGGTCGGGTGCGCAAAAATACGCCGGTAAAAATCATTGGTCGCGAAGGCGAGGTGCGCAGCGGGCGTATTTTGCAAATCTTCAAATTCTTAGGGCTTGAAAAAGTAGAAGTGGAAGAAGCCGCCGCCGGCGATATTATTTCTTTTACAGGTATCGATCCTTTGTATATTTCCGATACGCTCTGCGATCCCAACCATGTGGAAGCCTTGCCCAGTTTGGATGTCGATGAACCGACCATGAGCATGACTTTCCAAGTCAATACCTCACCTTTTGCCGGGCGTGAAGGCAAATTCGTTACCTCGCGCCAAATCCAAGAACGTTTGGATCGCGAGCTGATTCATAACGTGGCTTTGCGTGTCGAGCAGATGGATGATCCCGATAAATTTAAAGTATCGGGGCGCGGCGAATTGCATTTGTCAGTCTTAATTGAAACCATGCGCCGTGAAGGTTATGAATTGGGCGTATCGCGTCCGGAAGTGATTTTCAAAGAAATCGACGGACAAAAGCAAGAGCCTTATGAATTTGTGGTGCTGGATGTTGATGAGCCGCATCAGGGTGCTGTCATGGAGCGTATGGGGCAGCGCAAAGGCGAGCTGCAAAACATGATTCCCGACGGCAAAGGACGAGTGCGCTTGGAATATATTATCCCGACGCGCGGACTGATTGGCTTTCAAACCGAATTTATGACCATGACTTCCGGCTCAGGCTTGAAATTCCAAACCTTCGACCATTACGGACCGATTAAAGAGGGTTTGGGTAAAACACGGCATAACGGCGTATTGATTGCAATGGCGGCCGGTAAGGCATTGGCCTATGCTTTGTTTAATTTGCAAGACCGCGGACGTTTGTTTATCGGGCATGGCGATGAAGTGTACGAAGGCATGGTCATCGGCATTCACAGTCGCGACAATGATTTGGTGGTCAATCCGCTCAAAGCGAAGCAATTGACGAATATCCGCGCGGCAGGCAGCGATGAAAACCTGATTTTAACACCGCCGATTCGCAATACTTTAGAGCAGGCTTTAGAGTTTATTGACGAAGACGAATTAGTCGAAGTGACGCCGCAATCCATTCGTATTCGGAAAAAATTATTAACCGAAAACGAACGCAAACGAGCAGGTAAAAAATAA